AAAGCAACGCTCTGAACTTGGGCGTCCCATTTTTTACCAACGGAAGTCACTTGCTGGTTGTCACCATTCACAGAGTACACATCGCCGTTGCTAATCAGGAAATACCCTTGCTCGCCTGTTGGCAAAGTCGTCGCCGTTCTATCAACAGTGATTTGCAACTGACTTGGGCTATTCCAAGCGCCGCGTGGAAAGTTGTAAGTCACAAGCTGGTTAGAACCCGTCACGACGGCCACGTAACGTTTTTGATTGCGGTCATACTCTTCAAAGTCCTTGAGTGAACCCATTTGGCTCATGCCCAAAAGTTTGAAGTAAGAGTAATCGTCGTTGATGCTTGGATGAGAACCGTTGAGTTCATACAAATCCAAAGCGACTGCTTGCAGGCCATTGAAGATCGCTGCACCGAAAGAAGTGCGCTTCAAACGACCCACGAAGTCCGTACCTTCACGCTGAAGTTTATTAGTTCCGTCGAAAAGCACCGGCCCATGGCTGTCTTCGAGAGCCACAACCGCTTCACGCTTTTGAATTGGAGATTGGTTGAACACGAAGTTCGTGCGGCCCATCGCCATCAAACGTGCCATGGCTTTATAAACCGGATGGAAGTTCTGACCGGCAACGCTCACACGTGCATAGTATTCCATCTCAATCGCGTGCGAACCCGCTTGCGCATAGTTCTGGTCACAGCCGTCAAGATTAGCGCCCATGTACGGGCCTTGATTACAAGGATAGTGACGATAGCCTGCTGTGTGGCGTGCTTCATGAATCACGGTGCCTACGCGGCCCAAAGTCGACAACTTCGCCCAACCGTCTTGCATCGTGAAATAGCCCCAGCGGTTGTAAGCTGTTGCATAAGGCACGTCATTGCCACGGTTCATACCGCGCGTTTGTGATTTCATCCATGCGTAGTACTGATCCGCTGGAACGTAACCTTTGATAAGTAAGTTCGAAGCCCCCACTGCGAACTGACCTTGTTCAATGATTTGCAAATCGTTGAACAATTTTTTTGAATCCACGTTGCTATTGCAAAGCTCAACACCGCCAAAAGAATTAACGTCGACTTCAAAGTCGCTTGTATATTTCTGAGCTTGTTGTTGAGTGATGCAGGCAAAGTCTTTATCTGCGTAAGGCATGTCGGCTGCGGAAGCTTGAATTGTGGCAAATGCCAAAGCCCCCAAAAGCCCCATAGTTGCTAGTTTCATAGTAAATCCCCCCTCGCACTCAACTTTAGTCGGGTGTTCGATGAAGGCAATAAAAAGCGCCTTTTGCTTTCGCGTCATTGGCTGAAATTCACACGCTTTCGTCACAGACCGGGGTCAGATGTGCAGCGCACGCCCAGTAAGTGGCACAACGATGGCCGTCAGTAGCTGGGGTTCGGGGACAGAGTCCCCGATTATCAGGATGTAGAAAAAAGTGCGGAGCCATCCAAATCAAGGGAGCCAGAACAGAAACCTAGGAAGGTCTGAGGAAATACCTAAGGTTCTTGCGTCCCTGCGCCTGGGTCTTGAGCGGCACAGAGATCTTAATCTGAGCGCCATCCACACCATTGGTGAAATAGACACGGCCGCCGAGGGTTTGCACTCCATTCCACACAAGGAAGAGCCCCATGCCTGTGCCATCAAAGGCATCGAAACGATAGTTTGCAATAGATTTCAAAATTGCTTCCGGGAAGCCCCCGGCATTATCCGAGATCACGAAAGCATCGCTGTCGCAGAACACGCGAATCACCGGATGCGAGATCTTATTCCGGCGGAATGCGTGGATCGAGTTCATCATAATGTTGAACAAGATGGATTTCACCAAAGCCTTCTCGGTGACCATGCGAAGGTCACCGCGCGCTTGCAGCTCGATACTGCGCGACTGCAGGCTCAGCGTTTCTCCGACTTCAATGACAATATCACGAACCGAGAACTCTTCTTTCTTTTGATCCTGCAAAGCCACCACTTGGTTAAGTCCCGTCACCGCTCGATTGATGTTCATGAGTTGTTTTTCGAGACTGTCTACCAGGATGCTGAGCTCCGAGTCGTTCTGCGGGATTTTTTGCTTTAAAAGATCCGTATAGAGACGCGGAGCCGACAGCATGCTTTTGATGTCATGGACGATCGTCGCCGCCTGTACGCCGATAATACCGAATTTGCGAATGAGTTCTTCGCGGTATGTTCTGTCCGCCGTAAAAAAGTTATGGCACATCCATGCAACCACGGCCGCGGAAACAGTCGTTGTCACCAGATCCATCGGCTGCGATTCATACATCCACCGATAGACTTCATCATAGCGATAGATCGAAATGCCTAAGAACGCCGCTGTTCCGACAATCAACAAAATGTTAAAAGGCTTTCGCGGCACCGGAAATAAAAACGAGTATGCCAAAATCATTTCAATGTATGAAAACACATACCATGGTGAGAAGTACTGCCCATGGATATTTGAAACAATGATGTGAATCCCCACCATAATATTCGGCCAGAGACCATATGGATTCATTGGGTACCAAATACAAATACCGAGCAACCAGATTTGCAAAATGACTTTGGTGCCGAGATAAAGTTCTCGGCCTTCGAGTACAGCAGGGTATTCTTGGAAAGTGACAAGGGTGGAAATAACAAAATAGAGCCAGAGACCTACGATGCTGGCTTTTTTATATTTTTCCAAAACTTCTCCTATGGCTCGAAAATATAGCCAACACCACGAACACCTTTGATCATGGTTTTAAAGAAGGGAGCTTTCTTACGGAGATTTGTCAGATGAGTATCCAGGGTATTATCGGCAACATTCATCGAGCCCCAAATAGCTTGCACCAACTTGTCGCGAGACACGACTTGATTTGTGGCTACAATGAGGACATCTAAAATTTTAACTTCAGTTGAAGTCAACATGATCACATCAGGACCGCAGCGGAAAACTCTTCTTTCGCGATCCAGAGACCAAGCATCATTCGACTTACGAGCGAGAACTTCTTTCTTTTTCTTTGTCTCTAGCAAAGCAGCCTGAACTTTAGTCAACGCTGTCTCAAGAGAATAAGGTTTTTCAAGCACATCGAAAACTCGATGCGAGAATGAATCGACGGCGATTTTTTTATCGAGACGTGCACTGATGAGAATGACAGAACACCAAGGCATGTTGTTCGCAATCCAACTTGCAACATCGTGCCCATTGCCATCATTCAAGAAGTAATCAATAAGCACGCAATCGAATTCTTTTGTCTTGAGAATTTGCAGAGCAGAGTTCACGCCTTCAGCGGACACAATATCATAGCCAGCACCAAAAGCAGCAGTTTGCGCTTTGATAAACTCGCGATCGTCGTCAATCAAAAGTAGCGTCGGTAAACTCATGTTCAAAAAAATATATATGAACCAAAGTTCTTCGCGCAAACTTAATTTTGATTATTTACACGAAAGTATAAATACTTGAGTTTTTATTGAGACATCATGATGATCGCTTCGCCTTTTACAACAGTCTCACCAGTTTGCTTTTTCGCAGTGGTATCGACAGTTGCAATTCCTTTTTCTTTGCGAAGACCAGTTATAGTCAATTCTATGTTTACAACATCATCAATGAAAACTGGATTAACAAATTTCAAGTTTTGTCCGAGATAAACCCCACCTTGTCCAATTTTTTCATTCAATGCACGCGAGATCAATGCACCAACGATCATGCCGTGGGCGATGCGACGACCAAAGCGAGTGGTTTTTGCATAATTATCATCGAGATGAATAGGATTGAAGTCGCCAGACATTTCAGCAAACTGACGAACCATTTGGTCAGTCACTTTCACTTCCACATTTGCCTTAAATCCGACTTCTTTATCTCTACCGTTATTACTGAGGGTAACCATGCTTAACGAGCCTTTCTCATTTTTTTTGACAGGCTCTTATAGAAAGCTAAGAAGATGCAACAGGCAAGTCTTTGCCTGTTGCAAAAAGAACACATTTTTGATTTTTTCTTGATGCTATTGCTCTAATTACAGAATATTCGCTGCCAACTCTGCAAGCTCGGAACGCTCACCCTTCGTGAGAGTTACGTGTCCAGCAATTGGATGGCCCTTAAAACGCTCTACTGCGTAGGTCAGACCGCTATTCGCTGAGTCAACGTAAGGGTTGTCGATCTGATAAACGTCGCCCGTCAGAATCACTTTTGTCCCGCGGCCCGCACGGGTCACGATCGTTTTGATCTCATGGGGAGTTAGGTTTTGCGCCTCATCCACAATTAAATATTGTTTAGGAATACTTCGACCACGAATATATGTCAGAGGTTCGATATTCAACATCCCCTGATTGATCAACTCTTGAGCTCGGCCGGAAGCTTTTTTGTCAGCTCCCATTAAGAATTCAACGTTGTCGAAAATCGGCTGCATCCATGGATTGAGCTTCTGTTCAATGTCCCCCGGCAAGTAACCAATGTCTTTACCCATTGGAAAAATTGGGCGCGACACCAAAAGCCTTTGAAAGCGGCCTTCGTCCAAGGTTTTAAACAAACCCGCAGCTAAAGCCATCAAGGTCTTCCCTGTTCCCGCTTTGCCCACCAGTGAAACAAACAGAATGTCATCATTCAACAAACTGTCGAGAGCAAAGGCCTGCTCGACGTTGCGGGCGTGAACGCCCCAAATGCTGTCCGACGGATTGATCAAAGGAATGATCGCTTGATCTGCTTGCGAGTAGCGGCCGATCGCTGAGTGATTCGGATTCGAAGCATCTTTCATGATCACGTACTGATTCGCATAAAGCTTTGCGCCCTCTGGAACGTACTTTTTATCTTTGTAGAAAGCATCGATGCGCTCTGGAGAAATCTCGAGCTCAAGGTAGCCTTCGTACATGTCTTCTTGAGAAACATCCGTCGGCTCATAGTCTTTGGCGAAGATGCCGTAGACGTCGGCCTTAATACGCAGATTGATGTCTTTTGTGATCAATTCTACTTTTGTACGGGGATGTTGCTTCTGCAAAGCAAGAGCCGTGTTCAAGATTCTATTATCTGCTTTGGCCTGATCAAACTCCGGAGGCATCCCTCCGAGCATCAAGTCCGTGCTGATATAAACGACCGTTTCGCTGTTATCAAGCTGCACTCCTTGAGCCAACGAGCCTTTTGCTCTGAGCACGTCCACGAAGCGGCTAAACTGACGGGCATTTCGACCGTTCTCGCCTTGGTCACGTTTGAACTTATCAACTTCTTCAATGACGGAAATAGGAATATGGACGTCTGCTTCGCCGAAGCGAAGAATTGCCTGAGCATCGAAAAGAATGACATTGGTATCAACGACAATTTTTCTGCGTTTGGATTTACTCAACTTTTACCCTCCGTGGATAGCCTACTTCGAAAATGAATCAGGCCTTAAGTCTATTCGACAATAAGGCCTGGCTAATGTCCACGAAAAGGTTTCAAGATTATTGGTTAAAACAAAACCAAAAAATTTCGGCCGTCAGCCGAATAAGCATTACGAGATGTTTGAAACGAGAATGTCACCGTCGTCTTTGCGAAGACCCGCACTCACGTTTTCGATGAACTTAACAAAATGATGAAGCGCAACATCGTTCACGGTGCCTTTTACAAACTGAGCCCCATGGCGGATCACAGCTTCGTCATCCAAGCGGCGAGAATTCAACACAGAGACTGTGAACGGAAAGTAAGTCGTATGATTAAGATATACGCGGAATGCGACTTCCTCCCCTTCGAGGAAGGTCCCCTCTTGAAGTTCGAGATCGAAAGCGATTCCATTTTCTGAGATATCATACAGAGTCACTTTCATGAGACCCTTTTCAGGAAGGACCACGTAAGCACCCACAAACTCAGTCAGGATCGTTCTTTTGACTTCACGGCGATCCTTATTGAGCATTTCTTCACGAGCCACCGTCATATCCAATACAGGAGCGGCCAGCTGTTTTGATTTTTCTGAAGAATTCTGATGCTTTACGCGACTTGTGATATCAATGACCTTTGCCATTTTACCCCCGATGACAACAATCACTTTTCGGCAGAAATCGTTTCAACTTTAGCCGTCATCCTTGGATTTTGGTCCAGGATCGTTTTATAGTGAGACAAGATGAGCATTTTGCGCGCTTTAATCCTCAGCTTGATTGTGCACTCTCTCTTGGTCCTTATCTTGGACAAAGGGGCGCCTTATTTTGAGCCAAAACATGTTGATATCACGACCATCGACTTGGTTGAAAAGCCCGAAACTCCCGCACAAAAAAAAGCTGAAAAGAAAAGCAAAAATGACCGCCAGATTATTCGCCAGGCGTTGGCTCCGAAAGAAGAGCTGAAGGAAGATGACACCGATCTTGCGCGCTTTCTTTCTGCCGACAAACAGCGTGTCCGCAAAGAGATGCAAGCGGCGGCAAGTGGCATGACTCAAAATCGCGCCGCCGGTCAGAAAGACCCTTCAGAATCCAAAGAAGAAAAGCTCAAGCAGCAAAAAGATCCGCGCAAGGAACGTCCGAAGGACTACGATCCCGAGGGAGTCGACATTGCTAAAAACCTGAAAGAGTATGCACAAAGTGTGCAGGATGCTCCGTCCACCATGGGGGATGCGCTTCCACAAGACGTGTCCATCGGTAGCTTCACGGCACTCAATACCGATCGCTACATGTATTACTCATTCTATGCGCGCATCGAAGAGCTCGTTCGTTTCCGTTGGGAAAGCCGCGTTCGCTCCGTCGTCGACTCGTTTGACCGCAATTATATCTTGAGCGTTGTCGGCCGCCGTAACTGGATTACAGCCGTTGATATTTGGCTCACAAAAGATGGCCGCTATCACTCTGCGCATATTTTGAAAGAGTCCGGCATTCAACGTTTTGACCAAGCCGCCGTTTTGGCTTTCAAAGAGGCCGCCATGTTTCCGAATCCCCCTCAGGACATGGTCGAGGACGATGGCTTTATTCATCTCAAATATAGCTTTAATGTCAGCTTCAGACCCTCGGCCGTCGTCCAATCTGAGTAAGACCTAGCTCCAGTCCAGAGGCGAATACGCTCTTTTTTCATTCTGAGTTTTGTTATCCTGAGAGTATGAAAAAGACTCTGCGAATACTGCCATTTCTGATGTTGTTTTTACTGCCGATGGGCGCGCACGCGATGTTTACTGAAGTCGGTCTGACCTATGGTCGCAAAAAAACCACTTTCGATGCCAATAATAATTACGACTCTGAAACGACAACCGCGTCCGTGTCTTTCTATTTCGCAGAAAAGCTCGCGCTTGAATTGAGTTACACTGAAGCCACGGGAATTCAGAATCAACAGGCCTCCGCTGCAGATACTCCTCGCACGATTTATCAAAAAACTCAGATTATAGGCGCCGACCTCATCGTGGTTTTTGCTGATAAGAAAGCCCTGTTCCAGCCTTTTATTAAGGGCGGGATGGCGCAGATCTCACGCCGCCAAGAAATCAAAGACGGCAACTTCCCAACTCAGGTGCTTGAGCCCGATGTCGCCGTGGCTCCTAGTTACGGCTTAGGGATCAAGATTGCCCTCACTGATACCTTCGGCTTGAAGGCGAGCTACAGCGTTTGGCAAACGCCAATTGGTGGTGGCGCCAAGACCAACGACGACGCGGTCTCTGCGGGTATCACATGGATGTTCTAAGGGCCGCTGCGGCTGTCTTGAGTGCCGTGCTACTGTCTTCATGCCAAATCAATTATATTGTTAAATCCGCTTACAATCAGTTTTCGATGATGAATTCTCAGGTCTCGCTGGATGAGGCGCTGAAGGATCCAAAGCTCACTGACGAACAGAAACGCAAAATTCAGCTCGCCCAAAAAGCGCGTGAGTTTGCTGAGACCGAACTTGCACTGAAGCCGACAAAGAACTACACGAAGTTTGTTTTACTCGATCGCCCTTATGTCACTTACGTAGTGAGTGCCGCACCAAAATGGAAACTCGAAGCTTACAAGTGGCACTACCCGATTGTGGGCTCAATGCCTTACAAAGGTTTCTTTAACGAAGAAGATGCTAAAAAAGAGCAAGAGAGCTTGAAAGAAGAAAACCTCGACACTTACATGCGCGGAGTTTCTGCTTACTCAACACTCGGCTGGTTTAAAGATCCTTTATTGTCGTCCATGTTGCAGTACAAGGACTATGACCTCGTCAATACGATTATCCACGAAACCGTTCACGCCACTTTGTACATCAAGCACGAAGCAGACTTTAATGAGCGCATGGCGGTCTTTCTCGGCAACAAGGGTGCTGAGATGTTTTACTTGAAACTGGAAGGGCCGAACTCTCCGACTCTGGCGACGGTTAAGAATGAAAACGGTGATGATAAGCTTTTTTCGACATGGCTCTCTGTGAAATTGAAAGCTCTGCAGGCGTGGTATGAAAATCTGCCGAAAGACCAACAGATTGAAGAAAAGCGTCAAGAGCAGTTCAAACAGCTGCAAGAGGATTTTAAAAAGGAACTTTTGCCACAGCTTAAAACGGATACTTACAAAAAATTCCAGGATATCAAGCTCAACAATGCGCGCTTACTGGTGTACCGCACTTACATGCAAGATCTTGGGGATTTCGAAAAGCTCTATGACAAAGTCGGCGGGGACTTTAAGAAATTCGTCGATGAATGCAAGAGCCTCGAAAAAGAAAAAGATCCTGTGGAAGCTCTCAAGAAAAAGATCGAATAATCTTTTAAAAAATAAAAAGCCCGTTCTCCAAGGACGGGCTTTTTCAATTTCAACTAGAATTTAGGCTGCAATAGAATTAGGTTTCACGAGAGTAAAGCCACCCTCGCCAGTGATCACGAAGAAGTTCTTTCGATTTCTCGAAGCTTCGCATCGCTGGGCGTACGGGAGCCTCCATTTCTGTGTCTTCGATCTTTGCCATGATTTTGTCATGTAAACGATCGAAGTATGCTTGGTTATTTGGGAGTTGCACTTCTTCAAGTACTCCACCCAGTAATTGCTTTCTGTTCATCCTTCGGCCTCCGCATATTGGTTGGTTTCGACCAAGAAGCCCCCGACCTCCTCCGTCCAGGACTTCAAGTCTTGTTGTTCATCAAATACTTCGCGAAGTTTCATCAGAGCATGACGATAGTTCGCTTTTGCAGTGTCATAAGGGCAACCCATGATCTCCGCAATCTCCTTGAAACTGAGATCCTCGTAAACACGCAACACCAGCGCTGTTCTTTGTCTGTCAGGGAGTTTGTCCACTTCTTCCTGCAGCATACCCGCTACAGCTCCGTGAACCATGCCACTTTCGGCTTCAGCACCGACAGCAAGTTGAACATTCTCGATGTCCATCATGTTTTTACGAGAGTCGCGGATTCTGTTGCGTGCATTGTTCACCGCGATTTGGAAGAGCCAGCTTTTGAAACTCGCTCTGCCCTCAAAGCTGTGAAGCTTTTCAAATGCCTTGATGAAGCTTTCCTGCACTACATCTTCCGCCGTATCGAGATCCTTTACGAATCTCAAACTCATTCTCAGAAGTCCTTTCTGATGTCGCTTTACAAGTTCAGAAAAAGATCGTCTGTTACCAGCCTTCACTTCTTCCACCAGCTCAAGATCCGTTTTCATAAGATCTCGCAACATATAGACTCACCTTCTAGGAGTTTCGGTTAATGGGAGCTTCCCCCCTTGTGACCCCTTGCTAAGTTATTGTGCAAGAGCAGTGCCGTGTGCTTTAGAGCCACAATGACTCTAAATATTTGAAATTGTTTACCTTTTAATGATTTCTTGGGTCTAATATAAGAGAAACTTATGCATGATGATTTTCGAGCAGAAACGCATACTTCACGCGGGTAACCTATACTGGCACGCATAATATGTTTCATGAAATGAATAATAAAGCAGGACTTTGGGCTCGTCTGCATGGTGCAAAAAGTAGTGGCCACTAGAGCCTTTTTTTCACTGGAGTCATGGTGACAAAACCCTTGAATCCGCACACAGGCAAAGGCTCTTTTAGGCCACTCGCCGTCTAAAAAATCATCGCAGCCTGCAATTCACAGAGGCCGAAAGTCCGTCTCGGGCCGATTAATGAGATTTCAAGGGAGCTGTTTGGGCTCGAAGGGGCATGTGCCTTGCATTCATAGATCCGTATGAATAAAGCTCTCATTTCTTTAACTACATTCGCTTTGATTCAACTCTTGCCTCTCGCAAGTTTCGCGCAGATGACGTGCGAAAAAGTGTTTCATATTGAGACAAAGACATCCTCAAAGAAAGTATCTAAATTCACAGAGAAGCTTGCGGGATCTCTCCGCGAGCTTAAAAGCTGGGATGATGTCTATACTGCGAAGACAAAACCCACTTGGGAAGACTATCAAACTCTGGCGACACTCATATCTAAGCTCGAAACACAGCTAACAGCAAAAGGTCAAACGCAGCTTCCGAGTCATGAAATAGAGTATTTAAAAGCTGAGTTGCAAGCTTGGGCTTTGCCTTATCACCGCATGGCTAAAAAGCTCTCTGAAAGGCCTTTGGCTGAAGAGGAAATCAATTTCATAGATAGGAACTATGCATTCTTTAAACTCCAACAACGAGTCAATGAACTCGTCGGTTTGAATGTCTTTCCGGACTATTACATAAAACAAGTTCCGCCAGATACCGCGTTGATAGAACAAGGCACTCAAACCGTCAGCAACTTAAAAGCGGCGCAAGGGAAATTGCTCTCTACAACCGGATACAAAAACCCCTCTGAATTGCGAAAGGCCCTCAAGAACCATTCCAAAGCCTATTCGGAGACTCTGAATATGGTCGACGACAAACTGGTCATCGCCATCCACCGTCCTGAAAATGCACGTTTTTGGATTCCTTTGGCTGGCTTTCAAAATCAACGTGTCACAGGTAGTTCTAATGGGTCTTTCAACCCTGACTATAGAAACCAAGTCGAATCTCAGCTTACTTTTCAAAATACTGAGACCTACTCGAAACAAAGCGTCCGCTATATGCCTAATTATGGCGAGGTTCGCCCTGAAGCAGGAACGACATTGTTCGAGCCTAATACTGGTGCCGACCGCTATGGTTCGGATCTTTGGATTGTTAAAAAATCTCTCTACGAGAGCCGTGCAAGCTGGACTCCTCGAGACTCATTTGGGCAACCCCGTGTCCCCAACTTTGAAGCCGCGACTTCTTGGGATCATATGTTTGTACCTTGGACCTCGCGAGAACTCATGGTTCCCTATGCCGTGGGAGACAAAACCGATATTCGCGGAAGCAGATTCACACCTGGTGTGACCGGAGCTAAGTTTCCCCTGAAGGGACACAGTTATGGTAGCAATTATTTCGAAGCACAGATTTGGGGACCACTCTCTTTGAATGACATTGAAGCCTTTCACTTCAAAGTAAACCCACCAAGCAGAGAGCTTTACGACTTGCTTATCTCAAAAGGTATTAAGGTCTACGATGAGCGCACTTTGCCGGCCAAAATCTATACCTTCGAGGCAGAATAGCATCGAACTCATCGATAGGTCCCTTTGGCACACTTAGCGATATTTCAAGAACCACTTCGTGATGAGTTCCGGCGCTTCGCTCAGCCACTGGTGATATGCCAGAGCATCAATCTGCATATCTGTCGGAATCCCCGCTTCTTTAAGTCGTGAGTGATACGACAACATTGTCGTCACAGGTACCACGTTATCAAGTGCCCCATGCAAAAAGAATGTCGGCGGATGATTCGACGGCAAGTCCCTTGGAATGATACACAGCGGGCCGCCACAGGTGGCGTAAGATGCAGATTCAATCGCGAGGGCCTTGAAAACTCCCGGAAAACTCACAGCCATGCGACTTGAGTGATAACCGCCGCTAGAAATTCCCGCCGCGAAAAGTTTATCCATGTTGAGAGGGCCGAACTCGCCAGTTCTCATTTTATTGAGGATCTCAGTCACGAAATAAAAATCTTCTGAAGTTTCGTAGTCAACACCGACGATGTTTGTTTCCCATGCGACACGTGCGAGAGCGCGCGGAGCAATCACTGCAAAGCCATGATCCATCAGGCTTTTAATCAGACGGATCTCGTTAAAGCCGCCAAAAGGCATAAGTTCGCCACGATCAAACTCTACCGCAAAAAAACTGCCTTGATAAATAATCACCGTCGGCCAACCACCTTTTGGTGGATTTCCCTGGGGAATACCGAACTTCACATCGCGAGTGATATCTTTACCTGTGACAGCCAGCGTTTGGTACGGACAATGAATCACCGCGGGGAAACTCGAATCCACAGTACAACCCGAGCGTTTCGCTGCAGCCGCTTGAGCATTTGATACAACCATCATCAAAACCAGAGAAATAATCGCCTTTGTCACCGCAACCTCACTGATTGTGTTGTACCCGTGTTGAAAGCCATAATCCAGTCAGATTTCAGACAGAGTATTCCGATCCGTTCGAATCGGGATATTATCTATTTATGATTCTCAGGTCTATTGCGATCACAGAGTTCTTGAGCGTTCGGCTCATTTTTTCTGCAGGCCTTACCAATCTCATCCCAACAGCCTCCGCCCTCGGCACAATCACCTATTGGGTCTGGAAAAATGAAATCGAAAGCTACCACGAGAATAAAAATAGAAAGTATTGAAATGCCGAACCACTTCAAAAATTTTTTCATTTGCGAGTGCGGGAGCAGTCTTTGACGGCTTTTTCGAATTTGGTGTAAGTCAGTTGCTTGGCTTGCATATTCGCGACGGCGCAGTCGATGGTGACTTGCGAATAGTCTTCGCAGAACTTTTCGGCTTCTTTTTTCTTGGTACTATCCCACCAGAGTTTGGTTTTAAGATCTTGTGCGCACTCACTAACCGTACGCTGATCATTTCCCTGCTGAGCAAAAGAGGTGAGGGAGAAAAAAAGGCTGATAATCAAGATTGAAGTCTTCATTTTTTCTCCCCTCAATAAAAATTGAAAGATAGAACTACTGAGCGATGGTGACGCGGTTACGGCCGCCCTGCTTAGAAGCGTACAAAGCTTTATCCGCGCGATCAAAGAGTTCAGACCATTCAGCATCACTTGTGCTTTTTGTCACAACACCCAATGAGATCGTGACCGGAATCACTTTGCCTTCGTACACAAAAGCGTGCGTCTCAATCGTCTGACGAATACGCTCAGCGATTTCACTCGCCATCTTCGCCGTACCACCTGACAAGATCAGAACAAACTCTTCACCACCATAACGGGCAAAGTAGTCATTTGAACGGATAAGCTTGTTGGTCACAATGCCTGAAAGCTCTTTCAACACGAAGTCGCCGGCGGGATGGCCGTGACCGTCGTTGATTTTCTTGAAATGATCGATATCGAAAACAATCACACTCATCGCTTCGTTCAGAAGCTCAGAACGTTTTACGGCCTCAGGGCCTTTTTCCAACAACGAGCCTTTGCTATAAGCACCGGTCAAAGCATCACGATTGGCTTTTTCGTAGAGAGACTGATTCGTAAGAGCCTCGATGTTTCCTGTCTCGAGGAACTTGAAAACAACGTTGCCCGTTTTGATCTGGTCATTATTCTTTAATTTGCATGGAGCGAGTGGCGGTAACGCCTGACCATTGACGATGGTTTTGTTCGTAGATCCCAAATCGATGATAGAAACTTCACCACCAACGATGGCAAACTTCGCATGCGAGCGGCTTAAGCTCTTGTCATCAATATACACTTGCGTCTCGACAGATCGGCCGATCACAATATCGTTCGAAGAAATTGGGTACTGTTTTCCAACGTATCCCGGAGGACCAATCAAAACCACAACAACGGGAGGTGCCCCGTCCGCAGCTTGAATACGGCCTTTAAAAGTGTCCGAGCTAACTACGCTCGTCTTCTCTGATACATCTCTTGAGTCATCATCGTGATTCATCATAACAGCACCCAGTATAAAGCCCCTCGGACTTTGAAGACAATCTTGGTCTCATCAAGAATTTTTTTGCTAGTCTTTCGCTTAGGGTCCGGTGGAGGCTTTATGACGCCGGACCAAATGCCGGT
The sequence above is drawn from the Bdellovibrionales bacterium genome and encodes:
- a CDS encoding PhoH family protein — protein: MSKSKRRKIVVDTNVILFDAQAILRFGEADVHIPISVIEEVDKFKRDQGENGRNARQFSRFVDVLRAKGSLAQGVQLDNSETVVYISTDLMLGGMPPEFDQAKADNRILNTALALQKQHPRTKVELITKDINLRIKADVYGIFAKDYEPTDVSQEDMYEGYLELEISPERIDAFYKDKKYVPEGAKLYANQYVIMKDASNPNHSAIGRYSQADQAIIPLINPSDSIWGVHARNVEQAFALDSLLNDDILFVSLVGKAGTGKTLMALAAGLFKTLDEGRFQRLLVSRPIFPMGKDIGYLPGDIEQKLNPWMQPIFDNVEFLMGADKKASGRAQELINQGMLNIEPLTYIRGRSIPKQYLIVDEAQNLTPHEIKTIVTRAGRGTKVILTGDVYQIDNPYVDSANSGLTYAVERFKGHPIAGHVTLTKGERSELAELAANIL
- a CDS encoding outer membrane beta-barrel protein is translated as MKKTLRILPFLMLFLLPMGAHAMFTEVGLTYGRKKTTFDANNNYDSETTTASVSFYFAEKLALELSYTEATGIQNQQASAADTPRTIYQKTQIIGADLIVVFADKKALFQPFIKGGMAQISRRQEIKDGNFPTQVLEPDVAVAPSYGLGIKIALTDTFGLKASYSVWQTPIGGGAKTNDDAVSAGITWMF
- a CDS encoding TonB family protein produces the protein MSILRALILSLIVHSLLVLILDKGAPYFEPKHVDITTIDLVEKPETPAQKKAEKKSKNDRQIIRQALAPKEELKEDDTDLARFLSADKQRVRKEMQAAASGMTQNRAAGQKDPSESKEEKLKQQKDPRKERPKDYDPEGVDIAKNLKEYAQSVQDAPSTMGDALPQDVSIGSFTALNTDRYMYYSFYARIEELVRFRWESRVRSVVDSFDRNYILSVVGRRNWITAVDIWLTKDGRYHSAHILKESGIQRFDQAAVLAFKEAAMFPNPPQDMVEDDGFIHLKYSFNVSFRPSAVVQSE
- a CDS encoding MaoC family dehydratase, translating into MVTLSNNGRDKEVGFKANVEVKVTDQMVRQFAEMSGDFNPIHLDDNYAKTTRFGRRIAHGMIVGALISRALNEKIGQGGVYLGQNLKFVNPVFIDDVVNIELTITGLRKEKGIATVDTTAKKQTGETVVKGEAIIMMSQ
- a CDS encoding HAMP domain-containing histidine kinase, yielding MEKYKKASIVGLWLYFVISTLVTFQEYPAVLEGRELYLGTKVILQIWLLGICIWYPMNPYGLWPNIMVGIHIIVSNIHGQYFSPWYVFSYIEMILAYSFLFPVPRKPFNILLIVGTAAFLGISIYRYDEVYRWMYESQPMDLVTTTVSAAVVAWMCHNFFTADRTYREELIRKFGIIGVQAATIVHDIKSMLSAPRLYTDLLKQKIPQNDSELSILVDSLEKQLMNINRAVTGLNQVVALQDQKKEEFSVRDIVIEVGETLSLQSRSIELQARGDLRMVTEKALVKSILFNIMMNSIHAFRRNKISHPVIRVFCDSDAFVISDNAGGFPEAILKSIANYRFDAFDGTGMGLFLVWNGVQTLGGRVYFTNGVDGAQIKISVPLKTQAQGRKNLRYFLRPS
- a CDS encoding response regulator transcription factor codes for the protein MSLPTLLLIDDDREFIKAQTAAFGAGYDIVSAEGVNSALQILKTKEFDCVLIDYFLNDGNGHDVASWIANNMPWCSVILISARLDKKIAVDSFSHRVFDVLEKPYSLETALTKVQAALLETKKKKEVLARKSNDAWSLDRERRVFRCGPDVIMLTSTEVKILDVLIVATNQVVSRDKLVQAIWGSMNVADNTLDTHLTNLRKKAPFFKTMIKGVRGVGYIFEP
- a CDS encoding PilZ domain-containing protein, producing MAKVIDITSRVKHQNSSEKSKQLAAPVLDMTVAREEMLNKDRREVKRTILTEFVGAYVVLPEKGLMKVTLYDISENGIAFDLELQEGTFLEGEEVAFRVYLNHTTYFPFTVSVLNSRRLDDEAVIRHGAQFVKGTVNDVALHHFVKFIENVSAGLRKDDGDILVSNIS